GCAATGGCAAGTCCTGCGGAGATATCGTTGCGCAGCCAGCCGGCACGGTAACCATCCAGGTTCGCGAGCAACGGCAGGCGAGGCAGATTAAACGGCATGCTTATGCCCCCGGACTATGTCTCCTCCTGCCAGCAACGATACCGTGCCGAACGGGAGGGTCACACGAACGGACCATAACATCGAGAATATTAGAGATGCAAAACTTTTCGTTTTGCCTCATCACGCATAATGCGCAAAAGTTGCAGCGGCCAGGAGGCCAAAGCCTCTACAACGTGTGCTGCGTCTGATCTCGCCGTGCAGCGGCACGCGGCGGCCTCTCCGTCCACCCGCCGCAGTGGATTTCTACAGCCCGAGGTTGCCTGATATCGTCGCGCTGACCACCCCGCAGGATAGCTGAGGGGCGGTGAGGGCGTGCACCTATGCCTTGACGTATCCCAGACCCTCAACGATCTTTCCGTCCCGAACGCGCATTATGTTTACGCCGCGTACCCGGTCAGCTCCGTCTTCGCTCCAGCGAAGTTGCCAGCGGATGATCCCACGGTCTTCGTTCGCCCATATGTCCTCTTCTTCGAAAACAAGGTCCGCGGAGGACGCAATCCCTTTCCAGAAATTGAGGCAGGCCTCACGCCCTTCGTAGCGTGCTCCATCGGGGGCCGGCGCCGTATTTTCGAGAACA
The nucleotide sequence above comes from Ensifer adhaerens. Encoded proteins:
- a CDS encoding nuclear transport factor 2 family protein encodes the protein MNADSEMTRKLMERFNTAFQQHRPEDLDDLIGEGCVLENTAPAPDGARYEGREACLNFWKGIASSADLVFEEEDIWANEDRGIIRWQLRWSEDGADRVRGVNIMRVRDGKIVEGLGYVKA